In the Drosophila takahashii strain IR98-3 E-12201 chromosome 3R, DtakHiC1v2, whole genome shotgun sequence genome, one interval contains:
- the DZIP1 gene encoding cilium assembly protein DZIP1L has translation MGFKGKYPQMVRDTGFKLRQYRDGPLDWRLMGSYETERILREQNFELVDKALSHLSEAPLGTVLETHILDSGIAKYFVMSQYAIQYLICCRTYLDECVTDLKEAHSTAQQEIATLRKSLSESNNEVVQLHKRITQIEAIREVVYPCHLCTKNFISNEALNVHIGRKHRVATPPSLTSGTGNKDKDRDKDTDVHLINTIKMELEIKQLKERLNAAERNIKERSTTGSKRVSPRCQEQRSVGIQSNLAEPKEKDEDSGEARQSEASERKEQLTGLAERLSNFEEWQMQLKQSNEQFIQDINKRLEGLSHALEQSKQISSTTPPLEDRVATPCLEDLERILTEKVAEIGKMSAHKLEEVVYHLEEGYKEKLEALERELKQLSVRKEQPDPVQASLPAASKIPKPVVAARKEETNIDRIRKQVEKEFLTQKRDDDTYSIEEAPRKSPEKPISQRLVTQVQVQVLEKEPPSAGSSGSNPTYTKSPRKLESSKPETRETTDISESLSQEEEVENNEEQSLTEEEDTEVSTSESEAPREDPKPKVTKPPVKAIKSPQKPFTRKDARKLVNRKLLPHGFDMKSKGISHTSLKRVNSELAEHRNKLKLQYPHFYATRNRIRKFVEKLCSAKFSERAEVLLKHKSPLKPMEVPKKRIQRSVTSEKSEEDVASSQNEDQDGEQSESSEQQSRSSSPRRPLSRDFKARLEEILVKPAATVRGASKSALSTRPVPLPRKRVMFNTMDSGRSFNDSDDNFK, from the exons ATGGGCTTCAAGGGCAAATATCCGCAGATGGTTCGCGACACGGGCTTCAAGTTGAGGCAGTATCGCGATGGTCCACTGGATTGGAGGCTAATGG GATCTTATGAAACGGAAAGGATTCTCAGGGAGCAAAACTTCGAGCTGGTGGACAAGGCGTTGTCGCATCTTTCGGAGGCTCCACTGGGCACCGTGCTGGAAACTCACATCCTGGACAGCGGCATTGCCAAGTACTTTGTGATGTCCCAGTATGCCATTCAGTACCTCATCTGTTGTCGCACCTACCTGGATGAATGTGTCACAGACTTGAAGGAGGCTCATTCGACGGCCCAGCAGGAGATAGCCACACTCCGGAAATCCCTCAGTGAATCCAACAACGAGGTGGTCCAGCTGCACAAGAGGATCACCCAGATCGAGGCCATTCGCGAGGTGGTCTACCCATGTCACCTGTGCACCAAGAACTTTATCAGCAACGAGGCCTTGAATGTGCACATTGGGCGGAAGCATCGcgtggccacgccccccagtCTGACTTCGGGCACGGGAAACAAGGATAAGGATAGGGACAAGGACACAGATGTTCATCTGATCAACACCATCAAAATGGAGCTGGAAATTAAGCAGTTGAAGGAGCGTCTGAATGCTGCGGAGAGGAATATCAAGGAAAGGAGCACCACGGGTTCGAAGAGGGTGAGTCCTCGGTGCCAGGAGCAGCGTTCGGTGGGCATACAGAGCAATCTGGCGGAGCCCAAGGAAAAGGACGAGGACAGCGGAGAGGCGCGGCAGAGCGAGGCCAGCGAACGGAAGGAGCAGCTCACAGGATTGGCCGAGCGACTGAGCAACTTTGAGGAGTGGCAAATGCAGCTAAAGCAAAGCAACGAGCAGTTTATACAG GACATTAACAAAAGGCTGGAGGGTCTGAGCCACGCCCTCGAGCAGAGCAAACAAATATCCTCCACCACGCCTCCCCTCGAAGATCGTGTGGCCACGCCCTGTCTGGAGGATTTGGAGCGGATACTCACCGAAAAAGTGGCAGAGATTGGCAAGATGAGTGCCCACAAGCTGGAAGAGGTGGTCTATCACCTGGAAGAGGGCTACAAGGAGAAACTGGAGGCCCTGGAGCGAGAGCTCAAGCAGTTGAGTGTCCGCAAGGAGCAGCCTGATCCTGTCCAGGCATCCTTACCAGCTGCATCAAAAATACCCAAACCAGTAGTAGCGGCCCGCAAAGAGGAAACCAATATAGATCGCATCCGAAAACAAGTGGAGAAGGAGTTTTTAACACAGAAAAGGGATGATGACACCTACTCCATTGAGGAGGCTCCGCGGAAGAGCCCCGAGAAGCCCATATCCCAACGGCTAGTCACCCAAGTTCAAGTTCAAGTGCTGGAAAAGGAACCGCCAAGTGCCGGAAGTTCTGGCAGCAATCCAACCTATACGAAATCCCCGAGGAAACTTGAGTCCAGCAAACCGGAAACGAGGGAAACCACAGACATTAGCGAGAGTCTGAGCCAGGAGGAGGAAGTGGAGAATAACGAAGAGCAGAGCCTGACAGAGGAGGAGGACACTGAGGTCTCCACCTCCGAATCGGAGGCACCCAGGGAAGACCCAAAGCCAAAAGTAACCAAGCCTCCTGTGAAGGCTATCAA AAGCCCCCAGAAACCTTTTACCCGCAAAGATGCCCGAAAGTTGGTCAATCGTAAGTTGTTGCCCCACGGTTTCGATATGAAGTCGAAGGGTATTTCCCATACCTCTCTAAAAAGAGTCAACTCTGAGCTGGCCGAGCACCGCAACAAACTGAAATTG CAATATCCCCATTTCTATGCCACTCGAAATCGCATCCGcaaattcgtagaaaaactCTGCTCCGCCAAGTTCTCAGAACGCGCTGAAGTTCTGCTCAAGCACAAGAGCCCGTTGAAACCTATGGAGGTGCCTAAAAAAAGAATCCAAAGGTCAGTCACCTCGGAAAAGTCGGAGGAGGATGTAGCCAGTTCCCAGAACGAAGATCAGGATGGAGAGCAATCGGAGAGTAGCGAGCAGCAGTCTCGTAGTTCCAGTCCTCGACGGCCTCTCAGTAGAGATTTCAAGGCCCGGCTGGAGGAGATTCTGGTCAAGCCAGCGGCCACCGTTCGAGGAGCTTCCAAGTCGGCCTTGAGCACCAGGCCCGTTCCGCTGCCCAGGAAACGGGTCATGTTTAATACAATGGACAGCGGGAGAAGCTTCAATGACAGCGAtgataattttaaatga
- the Pp1alpha-96A gene encoding serine/threonine-protein phosphatase alpha-1 isoform, protein MSDIMNIDSIISRLLEVRGARPGKNVQLSESEIRSLCLKSREIFLSQPILLELEAPLKICGDIHGQYYDLLRLFEYGGFPPESNYLFLGDYVDRGKQSLETICLLLAYKIKYSENFFLLRGNHECASINRIYGFYDECKRRYTIKLWKTFTDCFNCLPVAAIVDEKIFCCHGGLSPDLSSMEQIRRIMRPTDVPDQGLLCDLLWSDPDKDTMGWGENDRGVSFTFGAEVVGKFLQKHEFDLICRAHQVVEDGYEFFAKRQLVTLFSAPNYCGEFDNAGAMMSVDDTLMCSFQILKPADKRRFVYPNFGSSGRPLTPPRGANNKNKKK, encoded by the exons ATGTCGGATATTATGAACATAGACAGCATTATCTCGCGGCTGCTGGAGG TGCGCGGCGCTCGACCGGGAAAGAATGTGCAGCTGTCAGAGAGCGAGATCCGCAGCCTGTGCCTCAAGTCCCGCGAGATATTCCTGTCGCAGCCCATCCTCCTGGAACTGGAGGCCCCGCTGAAGATCTGCGGCGACATCCACGGACAATACTACGACCTCTTGCGCCTGTTCGAGTACGGCGGCTTCCCGCCGGAGTCGAACTACCTGTTCCTGGGCGACTACGTCGATCGCGGGAAGCAGTCCCTGGAGACGATATGCCTGCTGCTGGCCTACAAGATCAAGTACTCGGAGAACTTCTTCTTGCTGCGCGGCAACCACGAGTGCGCCAGCATCAACCGGATTTACGG GTTCTATGACGAGTGCAAACGTCGCTACACCATCAAGCTGTGGAAAACGTTCACCGACTGCTTCAACTGCCTGCCGGTGGCCGCCATTGTGGACGAGAAGATCTTCTGCTGCCACGGCGGCCTGAGTCCGGATCTGTCGTCCATGGAGCAGATCCGGCGCATCATGCGCCCCACAGACGTGCCCGATCAGGGCCTGCTGTGCGATCTGCTGTGGTCCGATCCCGACAAGGACACCATGGGCTGGGGTGAGAATGATCGCGGAGTGAGCTTCACATTTGGAGCAGAG GTTGTGGGTAAATTTTTACAGAAGCACGAATTTGACCTGATCTGTCGGGCTCATCAGGTGGTGGAGGATGGCTACGAGTTCTTCGCCAAACGTCAGCTGGTGACGCTCTTCTCGGCGCCCAACTATTGCGGGGAGTTTGACAATGCGG GTGCCATGATGTCCGTGGACGACACATTGATGTGCTCCTTCCAGATATTGAAACCCGCCGACAAGCGACGATTTGTTTATCCCAACTTTGGAAGCTCAGGACGTCCTTTGACACCGCCGCGTGGCgccaacaataaaaacaagaaaaaataa
- the LOC108065535 gene encoding uncharacterized protein: protein MHKCYCGAMRSGSVVQHQQQKIPLQQEIDTHPRGDLRSVTSSSRQSLRPTQFVKRPSLKAPPRFGLGHSSSELVNDFSRRNSTATTVSHCSSCSCSSSTQQRQQSRAKVLRWGWERTGGVDTSNKGGGGDSNTNHYEKYTDNRRLYEQSACVAHRQRNEGQGQVYSGDSSPSPRPVQWHSPDELQQLQALQHFRLMNASDCFSDGRQDELRLQQAYDKLNLSSTDKWNKDRANESRQQELTRSSTTPYALRQKLLQLRLQAKERLGRGTGARCAPLGKSCALRYN from the coding sequence atgcataaatgttATTGCGGAGCGATGAGATCGGGGAGCGTtgtgcagcatcagcagcagaagATTCCGCTGCAGCAAGAGATAGATACTCATCCACGTGGCGATCTCAGGTCGGTGACCTCATCCTCCAGACAAAGCCTGCGACCCACGCAGTTTGTGAAGCGCCCCAGCCTCAAAGCACCGCCCAGATTTGGCCTAGGACACTCCAGCAGCGAGCTGGTCAACGACTTCAGTCGCCGCAACTCCACGGCCACCACGGTGAGTCACTGCTCCAGCTGCAGCTGTAGCAGTTCCACCCAGCAGCGCCAGCAGAGCAGGGCCAAGGTTCTGCGATGGGGCTGGGAACGAACAGGCGGTGTTGACACCTCCAAcaaaggcggcggcggcgacaGCAACACCAACCACTATGAAAAGTACACGGACAACCGAAGGCTTTACGAACAGAGCGCATGCGTTGCCCATCGCCAGAGGAACGAAGGTCAGGGTCAGGTTTACAGCGGCGactcatcgccatcgccacgCCCAGTTCAGTGGCATTCCCCGGATGAACTGCAGCAACTGCAGGCCCTGCAGCACTTCCGCCTGATGAATGCCAGCGACTGCTTCAGTGATGGCCGCCAGGATGAACTGCGTCTGCAGCAGGCCTACGATAAACTCAATCTCAGCAGCACGGACAAGTGGAACAAGGATCGGGCCAATGAAAGCAGGCAGCAGGAACTCACAAGGAGCAGCACCACACCCTATGCCTTAAGGCAGAAGTTGCTACAGCTGAGGCTACAGGCGAAGGAGCGACTTGGTAGGGGAACGGGCGCCAGGTGCGCTCCATTGGGCAAGAGTTGTGCCCTGAGATACAATTGA
- the Jhbp12 gene encoding protein takeout isoform X1, which translates to MSKYSILLLLLIAALAQELTVMAAQDLPEGFPKCKRDANFDKCLVDAVNVAIQQLKPGNKEFGIPPLEPLTVKKLVIDAGNAPINLRQALKNVKVHDMISTSKIQRYRTDLEKHLIICDSRTDRIEMIGDYEMSGRILLLPITGHGKANVTLINTKIEHRLIGEPFERDGVKYMRLKDYRVTFDPKRVYMNFENLFNDKTLSEGMNRFLNENWETVFNELKVGYAKSFGIIFRELSNKLFEKVPFDNIFLS; encoded by the exons ATGTCAAAATACTCGATACTCTTGCTGCTGCTAATCGCTGCGCTTGCGCAGGAATTAACTGTAATGGCTGCGCAAGATTTGC CCGAAGGCTTTCCCAAGTGCAAACGGGACGCGAACTTTGACAAATGTCTGGTGGACGCCGTCAATGTGGCCATACAGCAGCTGAAACCGG GCAACAAGGAGTTCGGCATCCCGCCCCTTGAGCCGCTGACCGTGAAGAAACTCGTTATAGACGCCGGCAATGCGCCAATAAATCTGCGCCAGGCCTTGAAGAATGTGAAGGTGCACGACATGATCTCCACCAGCAAGATCCAGCGGTACAG aaccGATCTGGAGAAGCACTTGATTATCTGTGATAGCCGAACGGACCGTATCGAGATGATCGGCGACTACGAGATGTCTGGCCGCATCCTTTTACTCCCCATTACGGGACATGGAAAGGCGAATGTCACCCTGATCAACACGAAGATCGAGCATCGCCTGATTGGCGAGCCCTTCGAGCGGGATGGCGTAAAGTACATGCGGCTCAAGGATTACCGAGTGACATTCGACCCGAAGAGGGTGTACATGAACTTTGAGAACCTCTTCAACGACAAAACCCTTTCGGAAGGCATGAATCGTTTCCTCAACGAAAACTGGGAGACGGTGTTTAACGAGCTGAAGGTGGGATATGCCAAGAGTTTCGGCATCATATTCCGAGAACTGTCGAACAAGCTGTTCGAGAAGGTGCCCTtcgataatatatttttaagttaa
- the Jhbp12 gene encoding protein takeout isoform X2 produces the protein MISTSKIQRYRTDLEKHLIICDSRTDRIEMIGDYEMSGRILLLPITGHGKANVTLINTKIEHRLIGEPFERDGVKYMRLKDYRVTFDPKRVYMNFENLFNDKTLSEGMNRFLNENWETVFNELKVGYAKSFGIIFRELSNKLFEKVPFDNIFLS, from the exons ATGATCTCCACCAGCAAGATCCAGCGGTACAG aaccGATCTGGAGAAGCACTTGATTATCTGTGATAGCCGAACGGACCGTATCGAGATGATCGGCGACTACGAGATGTCTGGCCGCATCCTTTTACTCCCCATTACGGGACATGGAAAGGCGAATGTCACCCTGATCAACACGAAGATCGAGCATCGCCTGATTGGCGAGCCCTTCGAGCGGGATGGCGTAAAGTACATGCGGCTCAAGGATTACCGAGTGACATTCGACCCGAAGAGGGTGTACATGAACTTTGAGAACCTCTTCAACGACAAAACCCTTTCGGAAGGCATGAATCGTTTCCTCAACGAAAACTGGGAGACGGTGTTTAACGAGCTGAAGGTGGGATATGCCAAGAGTTTCGGCATCATATTCCGAGAACTGTCGAACAAGCTGTTCGAGAAGGTGCCCTtcgataatatatttttaagttaa
- the LOC108065743 gene encoding protein phosphatase 1 regulatory subunit 21 has translation MAEKPVAMEGTVPEAKYQKLATEYSKLRAQATVLKKAVLEEQAKEASLREQVQQYATSLRRTEQEVDSLGFRNRQLESRVSQLQHEISVHEQPGGRRGLQQGNRRTEADPPADAAQEALIFEELQKKIIENAQLTSLIDDNQRELLLHTERIAALEQKLEKRIGDQNELEKRLRKEVDTLQHRNSELETKLVDAASMLGSEDALSATGSDNTPLHNLQQQSNSHQLTSDDRFALLEKEAAHWRAQFEVAKLHQAFVSNPSKDLSTCSCSTAAAGVTVRPAEPETKGSQRARDSLQDPPEPPSKEQLIYSVFSKKFEDLLRLKVQAESKLRSYELEVQHLQNCLENATHELKAKDEQLASLGGALQMLEEELTTTRINYEEQISVLTEQVISLSDQLAACK, from the exons ATGGCAGAGAAACCGGTCGCCATGGAGGGCACCGTGCCGGAGGCCAAGTACCAGAAACTGGCCACAGAATACTCAAAG CTAAGGGCCCAGGCGACGGTGCTGAAGAAGGCGGTGCTCGAGGAGCAGGCCAAGGAGGCCAGCCTGCGGGAGCAGGTGCAGCAGTATGCCACCTCGTTGCGGCGCACGGAGCAGGAGGTGGACTCCCTGGGCTTCCGCAACAGGCAGCTGGAGTCGCGCGTCTCCCAGCTGCAGCACGAAATCTCAGTGCACGAGCAGCCCGGCGGCAGGCGGGGATTGCAGCAGGGCAACAGGCGAACGGAGGCGGATCCTCCAGCGGATGCCGCCCAAGAGGCACTCATTTTCGAGGAGCTGCAGAAGAAAATCATAGAGAATGCGCAGCTGACGTCGTTG ATTGACGACAATCAGCGGGAGCTTCTGCTGCACACGGAGCGCATTGCAGCACTGGAACAAAAGCTGGAGAAGCGCATCGGCGACCAGAACGAACTCGAAAAGCGACTCAGAAAGGAGGTGGACACGCTGCAGCACAGAAACAGCGAGCTGGAGACCAAGCTCGTGGATGCGGCCAGCATG CTGGGCAGCGAGGACGCCCTCAGCGCCACCGGCAGCGATAATACTCCACTCCACAATCTCCAGCAGCAGTCGAACAGCCACCAACTCACCTCCGACGATCGCTTCGCGCTGCTCGAAAAGGAGGCGGCCCACTGGCGGGCCCAATTCGAGGTGGCGAAGCTGCACCAGGCGTTTGTCTCGAACCCCAGCAAGGATCTCAGcacctgcagctgcagcacgGCGGCGGCGGGCGTCACTGTGCGACCGGCCGAGCCGGAGACCAAGGGCAGCCAGCGGGCGCGCGACTCGCTGCAGGATCCCCCCGAGCCGCCCAGCAAGGAGCAGCTCATCTACAGTGTGTTCAGCAAGAAGTTCGAGGATCTGCTGCGACTCAAAGTGCAGGCGGAATCCAAGCTGCGTTCGTACGAACTGGAGGTGCAGCACCTGCAGAACTGCCTGGAGAACGCGACGCACGAACTGAAGGCCAAGGACGAGCAGCTGGCCAGCTTGGGCGGAGCCCTGCAAATGCTCGAAGAGGAGTTG ACCACGACGCGTATTAACTACGAGGAGCAGATCAGCGTGCTGACGGAGCAGGTCATCAGCCTGAGCGACCAACTGGCCGCCTGCAAATGA
- the LOC108065744 gene encoding iron-sulfur cluster assembly 2 homolog, mitochondrial isoform X1, producing the protein MAFLLRQVVRTGLQRSLLPMRYASVSASANPELSVQVSESCLKRLREICVDGSFLRVTVEGGGCSGFQYKFDLDKQLNEDDRQFGDGAAKVVIDTVSLEYCSGATVDYHSELIRAGFRMVANPLAEQGCSCGSSFSIKL; encoded by the exons ATGGCTTTCCTGCTGAGACAAGTGGTCAGGACGGGTCTGCAGAG AAGTCTTCTACCGATGCGGTACGCCTCCGTCTCCGCCTCCGCGAATCCCGAGCTGAGTGTCCAGGTGAGCGAGAGCTGCCTGAAGCGGCTCCGCGAGATCTGCGTGGACGGCTCCTTCCTGCGGGTGACCGTCGAGGGAGGCGGCTGCTCGGGCTTTCAGTACAAGTTCGATTTGGACAAGCAGCTCAACGAGGATGACCGGCAGTTCGGCGATGGTGCGGCCAAGGTGGTCATCGATACCGTCTCGCTGGAGTACTGCAGCGGCGCCACCGTGGACTACCACAGCGAACTAATCCGCGCCGGCTTCCGGATGGTGGCCAATCCGCTGGCCGAGCAGGGCTGCTCCTGCGGCTCCTCCTTCTCGATTAAATTGTAG
- the LOC108065744 gene encoding iron-sulfur cluster assembly 2 homolog, mitochondrial isoform X2 yields the protein MAFLLRQVVRTGLQSLLPMRYASVSASANPELSVQVSESCLKRLREICVDGSFLRVTVEGGGCSGFQYKFDLDKQLNEDDRQFGDGAAKVVIDTVSLEYCSGATVDYHSELIRAGFRMVANPLAEQGCSCGSSFSIKL from the exons ATGGCTTTCCTGCTGAGACAAGTGGTCAGGACGGGTCTGCAGAG TCTTCTACCGATGCGGTACGCCTCCGTCTCCGCCTCCGCGAATCCCGAGCTGAGTGTCCAGGTGAGCGAGAGCTGCCTGAAGCGGCTCCGCGAGATCTGCGTGGACGGCTCCTTCCTGCGGGTGACCGTCGAGGGAGGCGGCTGCTCGGGCTTTCAGTACAAGTTCGATTTGGACAAGCAGCTCAACGAGGATGACCGGCAGTTCGGCGATGGTGCGGCCAAGGTGGTCATCGATACCGTCTCGCTGGAGTACTGCAGCGGCGCCACCGTGGACTACCACAGCGAACTAATCCGCGCCGGCTTCCGGATGGTGGCCAATCCGCTGGCCGAGCAGGGCTGCTCCTGCGGCTCCTCCTTCTCGATTAAATTGTAG
- the LOC108065560 gene encoding protein AF-9-like isoform X1 has translation MHLQVNAIAFLAFLVAILLQEISETAGMSVKVQFEIGHTSTLRSKVHMRRHDFTHDFEIYVQGVNKADISAFVEKVVFELHPSFPNPRRVVKEPPYAIQESGYAGFPLAVEIYFRNRDEPKRIVYPYDLVIVTTASHQQSEIKTHIFEDPSEDFRAMMIQGGGFATSIGACNLDATNYEEQISVLTEQVLNLSDCK, from the exons ATGCATCTCCAAGTAAATGCTATTGCATTTCTTGCCTTTTTAGTCGCCATA CTATTGCAGGAAATCAGTGAAACCGCAGGCATGTCGGTCAAGGTGCAATTTGAAATTGGCCACACGTCAACGCTGCGCAGCAAGGTGCACATGCGTCGGCACGACTTCACCCACGACTTTGAGATCTACGTGCAGGGCGTCAACAAGGCGGACATCAGTGCCTTCGTGGAGAAGGTGGTTTTTGAGCTGCACCCTTCGTTTCCCAACCCGAGAAGAG TGGTCAAGGAGCCGCCGTATGCCATTCAGGAATCGGGCTACGCCGGTTTTCCACTGGCCGTGGAGATCTACTTCCGCAACCGCGACGAACCCAAGCGCATTGTATACCCGTACGACCTGGTGATAGTGACAACGGCATCGCATCAGCAGTCCGAGATCAAGACGCACATCTTCGAAGACCCGTCAGAGGATTTTCGGGCGATGATGATTCAGGGAGGCGGTTTTGCCACCTCCATCGGCGCCTGCAATCTTG ACGCGACGAACTACGAGGAGCAGATCAGCGTGCTGACGGAGCAGGTCCTCAACTTGAGTGACTGCAAATGA
- the LOC108065560 gene encoding protein AF-9-like isoform X2 — protein MHLQVNAIAFLAFLVAIEISETAGMSVKVQFEIGHTSTLRSKVHMRRHDFTHDFEIYVQGVNKADISAFVEKVVFELHPSFPNPRRVVKEPPYAIQESGYAGFPLAVEIYFRNRDEPKRIVYPYDLVIVTTASHQQSEIKTHIFEDPSEDFRAMMIQGGGFATSIGACNLDATNYEEQISVLTEQVLNLSDCK, from the exons ATGCATCTCCAAGTAAATGCTATTGCATTTCTTGCCTTTTTAGTCGCCATA GAAATCAGTGAAACCGCAGGCATGTCGGTCAAGGTGCAATTTGAAATTGGCCACACGTCAACGCTGCGCAGCAAGGTGCACATGCGTCGGCACGACTTCACCCACGACTTTGAGATCTACGTGCAGGGCGTCAACAAGGCGGACATCAGTGCCTTCGTGGAGAAGGTGGTTTTTGAGCTGCACCCTTCGTTTCCCAACCCGAGAAGAG TGGTCAAGGAGCCGCCGTATGCCATTCAGGAATCGGGCTACGCCGGTTTTCCACTGGCCGTGGAGATCTACTTCCGCAACCGCGACGAACCCAAGCGCATTGTATACCCGTACGACCTGGTGATAGTGACAACGGCATCGCATCAGCAGTCCGAGATCAAGACGCACATCTTCGAAGACCCGTCAGAGGATTTTCGGGCGATGATGATTCAGGGAGGCGGTTTTGCCACCTCCATCGGCGCCTGCAATCTTG ACGCGACGAACTACGAGGAGCAGATCAGCGTGCTGACGGAGCAGGTCCTCAACTTGAGTGACTGCAAATGA